GTCCTGAAAAGAAACCTGAACAACGTAGATACCGTCGTCGCTGACAAAGGGTTTGATTGGGATGAACTCCGGCAGATGCTGCGAAACGAGGGAATTAGACCGGTAATCAAGCACCGTGAGTTCTACTCGCTCGACGCCGCACACAATGCTAGGATTGATGATGAAACCTACCATCAACGGTCTATCGCAGAATCGATATTTTTCGCACTGCGCAAACGTTTCGGTTCGACACTTAAGACAAGAACGTGGTTTGGACAGTTCCGAGAGCTCGTCCTTAAGTCCGCCGTGAAAAACATCGAACAATCGCTCAGGGCCTAAATCTGATGATATCGACCGTCTAAACAAGACCGCTGGCGCTATATCGTCCGACTCTACCGACCACGTGAAGAGGTTCTCGATGGAAGCTATCAGTTTCCCGAGGCCGAGCCGATCGAGTGAGACGGTCGTCCTCGGGGACGGATCTGTTTCAGCTGCGATCTCTCGAACCTCGCTGAGCCGTCCGAACGGATAACGGCTCGAATCCGAGGCGGCCGGCGTGGCGTCTTCGGTCAGTCCTCCACGGCTGTTTCAGACGTTTCATGTGTCGAACCCTGGGGCGATTCGGAGCGGTCGGTTCGTTCGTCGGCTTCTGGTATCTCCCGTGGCAAGAACGTCGATGCGACGAGCAAGAGCAACACGACCAGTACGAGGAGGAGCAACGTCGCCCGCTGGGCGTCGAACATCGCAGCCTCGAAGATCTCCTCGAGCAACTGTTGTTGTGTCGGAGTGAGTCGGTCCAGAAACTGTTGTTGTGTGGCTTCGGTCGCCGTCTCCGCTGCGTCCTCGAGGGCGATCACCAGATCGTTTCGTTGCGACGCTGAAACGGTCACGTGTTCCGCTCGGAGGACCCCGTCGACGACGCTCCCGTAGAACCGTCCGAGAAAATACGAGCCGACGACCGCTGTCCCCAGGGCGAATCCGATCGAACTGCTCACGTTCAGGACGGCGGATGCCTCGGGGGAGTCCGTGGTCGGGACAGCTGACATCGTCATATTGCCAATCTGTGCCACGATGAGTCCGACACCGGCCCCGTAAAGCGCCACTGGAAGAAGCATCCGGCCGATCGTCTGACCGGGACCCGTCTGCTCGTACAGTACCAGCAGTCCAGCGCCCATACACACGATGCCGACCTGGACGAGCGTCTTCGGTGAGATGTATTTCCGCCAGCCGGTCGTAAACGTCGCAAAGAGGATCGATGCGATGGAATACGGCAACAGCGCGAGTCCGGTTTCGAAAGCGGTGTACCCGAGTACTGCCTGGAGATAGACCGGGAAGATAAACATGAAGCCGGCCGAGACTATCGAGCGTATATTGTACGTTATAATGCCGGCTAAAAAAGGGCGGTTCGTCAGTACGTGTAGCGGAACGAGCGGCGACTTCCCGGCGCGTTCCAGTCGGTGTTCGTACTGAACGAGCGCGGCGAACGCGAGCAGTCCGACCCCGAGAAACCAGATCGCCGGCGACGTCCCGAACGGATTGAACTGCATCTCGCCGACGACGAACGGCCGCCGTTCGACCAACCACCCGTACTTTCCGCTCAGGAGGAATCCAGCGACGAGCGACGTCGCACCGACGATGGACAGTGCCGTCCCACCTTTATCCAGCGAACTGCGCGATTCCGACAGCGGGTTCGGAGTCACGTACTGAACGAAGAAGAGAATAATCCCCGCACCGAGGATTTGGAGAGAAAATCCCCAGCGCCAACTTGCGTACGTGGTTAGTGCCCCACCGATAATCGGTCCAAGAGTCGATCCAACCCCGTGAACGCCAGCCAGCAGGCCGAACGCCTTTGCCCGGTCATCGTCTTCGTAACTGACTGTCAATACAGTGAACGTCAGGGGAAATATCACAGCGGCCGCGGAACCCTGGACGAGTGACCAGCCGAGATAGAGGACCGTCGTGTTCCAGCTAATCGCCGCCACCAGCGTTCCGCCGGCGTAGACGGTCAGTGCGACTGCCATCACACGCCGAGGACTACGCCGAGACGGCAGCGTACCGGCTGGGAGAATTAGCGCAGCTATCACCAGCGAGTAGAGTGAAACCGCCCCTTGAATCACGGTGACCGTGGTATCGAATTCGTCCACCATCGTGGGAATCGCCACGTTCATCAGGGAGGCGTTGACAACCACGATGAACGTTGTCAGACTCACGGCGATTGCCGGAGCCCAGTACTGTACCCTCGTCCGCAACTCCTTAGATATAGACGTATCCCCCTTTGAAGGAAACTCGTCCGGGGTCATAGAGTGGTCTCATGCTTTTGACCGCCAAATAACCGGGATGTGGTCAGGTACGTCGATTGGTCAGCGACTGGCGAGACACCGAGTGTCTTTATACTACCAGCGAATGTGATCGAGAAGGCGAGATACACCCCCTCATCGTCAGAACGCTACTTTTCAGCCCCATCGAGGGTTCCTGTGGAGAGTCTCGTGAAGTGCCTGGAGAATTCTCCTCGAGCGCCTGAAAATAGAGGATCACCCGACGATGTTGTTGACAGTGATCACGACGAAGATGAGGATCACGATTTCGCTCACGATCCACGAGTGTGTGTTCATCCAGGTGCGAACCTTCGGAAGGAGCGTCTCCGCACGGTTACCGATCGTAACCAGGGCGAGCGATGGACCGGCCAGGAACAATAGCGTCAGTAAGACGAACCCGGCCGCGTACCACAGCGGATCGCCGTGACTCGCGAGGTAGGTCCCGACGGTGATCGACGTGAGAATGTCGGTTGGAAAGAATCCCAATAGCAGGAATCCGAGTCGAAACGAGAACGTCGGGTTCGCAGTCTCGAGTTTGCCCATCCACGTCGGCGGCTCCGATTGCTCGCGCTTCAGGTAGACGTTCACCATCGCGGCAAGGAGAACGACGAGCACGAGCAGGTGCACCAGCCGATTCGACCCGCCCTGACGAACGCCACTGCCGAAATAATACGCGAGCGTGACGATGAGACTGATCGAGAGAGAGGCACCGAAGACGAACGCGGCTGAATTCCGTCGCCAGTCTTCGCTCGTGGCCAGAAAGATGGCGCTGAGGATTTGCGGCCCGCCGATCATGACGAATACCAAGGGGAGAACCACCAGGAAGTTCATCGGTCGAGGATTACACGCATGGTCGCGGCCTGTCCGTGGACACTCGAGATTGTCGGCTCACGGCTAGAACTGACGTCGATCGGAAACCACGGTTCGAGTGTCGGTAGTTGATTATACTCATATGACTTTCGACCGAATACACTGCCCACCGACATTATAGCCCACTCCTGTGAGAGATCGTCGATAGCCAGAGTTGTTGCTGAAAATCAAGCGGATGAGGACACCGCTGACACGGTGCCGATCACGGCGAGTCAACGGTCGCCCGGAACGTTCGAGACACCCAACTGGGATCAGGAATCGCTCGAGGGAATCCGCAATGCGCTCATCACGGTCGGAGAGACGATTGACGACTCCCGGGGCGTGTGGGACGACGCCGCCGAAGGAGAGTACCTCGTGATGGTAACGGGCAGATTCGTGACAAGAATCGAAACAATCAGTGCTACTGAATAGTTAGTTCACGAGTTTCGACCTGAGATCAGCAGTTGTGGGGTGTTGAATAGATTCTCTAGGCCTTGTTTGAACGCGTGATCTTACGGGTGTGAGTCCTCGATGGCGCGTTCGATGTTTCGGACCGCGGATTTCATGACAAGCTCACGGAATTGACCGAACCAGTTCCTCGACCAGAGTGTATCGCCGTATCTGCGCCGAAGACCGAAAAATACCGATTCAGCGTTCGAACGCTGGTGATACGCTCGATCCTTGATGAGCAAATTTCTCGACCATCCCCGCATTCCAGGATCTCGCTGCGGGATCAGCGGTGTGACACTTTCCGCACGCAATCTCGTGCGAAGCTCCTCCCAGTCGTAGCCCTTATCGGCAGCGACAGTCGCCAACTTGTCGAGATTCCGCACTAACACCTGCCAGCCGACCTGTGTATCATGCGGTTGTTTCATCGAACAGTGTATGTCGAGAATCGCACTGGTTTTACAATCAATGAGCAGCGTCGTCTTCACCGCCTCGAACGTGTAGTCCGTCCGTTTTGCGTAGTGCTGGCTAGCTTGGACGCGATCAACACCGGTTGCGTCGATCGCCTGCACATCACCGAGATCATACAGTTCGGCGGACTGATCGAGAATCGCTCGCCACCGCTTCATTGGAATCGCCTGCTTTCGCGTACACACCGTCGAGAAGTGTGGGACCGTTTCAGGCGTCAATCCGAGTGATTTCGTCATTCTCGGCATCTCACGGAGGACGTCCATCAGCTTCCGGTACGGGTGGCCGAGATACTCTTTTAACCCCTGGACGGCGAGAATCACCCAGTCAGCGTAACCTTCTTCTCCCGGACGGTAGGCCGGAGCTGGCTGGCCAACGACGGCTTTTTGGGCGAGCGACACAACCTTCTCTGTGAAGCGGGAGGTCTTCGTGTGCACAACGAACCCATCCCGCTTCACTTCCTAGTAGATTTGGCATTTTCATCGAGCTACTAGCACGGCGATACGAATTCGATTGGCTCTACACTGCTGAAGTTTGAGCGTCTAAACAAGGCCCTTTTAGTGTATCAAACGCACGAATAGCTATGCTCTGGACGATATTGATCGGATTTCTGGTTGTCGTGATCGGAACGTATATCGGCGCAAGGATGGCGCTTCGGTCGTTCTTTGGTCGAGATTTCGTCGATCCCGAGACGGGTGAATTCACCCTGCCCGAGTCTGCTTTCGATGATTCGGTAAAGGAGAGCGATCGATAGGTACCGGTCATGTACTTACCGCAGAGGGTACCAAACCTATCATGTTCTAAGGATTTCAACAGAGCCAGAATCCTGTATTCGCACATCGTACTGGTGGTCGTTGTGGTCCGTCAGATCTACACTAACAGCGCTGCCACCGTTGTTCTCGGTGACGAGCTGATCGAGTGCTGTTGGATCAACGTGGTCAATAATCCTTACACCCGTATCGGCGTGGTACTGTCGGATGCACTCGGAGGTATATCGCTTCAAAACAGCGTCTATAAACCCTCTAGAGGGGCTTTCCTTTTTTATAGAGAATCCTGCTTGGTGGCTGCTCTTTCCCGATAGACACATACGCTGTACCGACATCAATAGCTGCGGTAACTCCTTCGCCTGTACGTACCGTTACGGGTACAAAAACTGCTACTAGATATCCATCTCGAGCAGGGTAAGTGATCAGTTTCGGCCCACCGTTCGAGCCCTTCGGTGACGTTTTCGCGATCCACTGGCTGTCGTCGTGTCGATCGTTCACCGTCACCCAGTTAGTCGGCAGTATCGAA
Above is a window of Natronorubrum tibetense GA33 DNA encoding:
- a CDS encoding MFS transporter — encoded protein: MSLTTFIVVVNASLMNVAIPTMVDEFDTTVTVIQGAVSLYSLVIAALILPAGTLPSRRSPRRVMAVALTVYAGGTLVAAISWNTTVLYLGWSLVQGSAAAVIFPLTFTVLTVSYEDDDRAKAFGLLAGVHGVGSTLGPIIGGALTTYASWRWGFSLQILGAGIILFFVQYVTPNPLSESRSSLDKGGTALSIVGATSLVAGFLLSGKYGWLVERRPFVVGEMQFNPFGTSPAIWFLGVGLLAFAALVQYEHRLERAGKSPLVPLHVLTNRPFLAGIITYNIRSIVSAGFMFIFPVYLQAVLGYTAFETGLALLPYSIASILFATFTTGWRKYISPKTLVQVGIVCMGAGLLVLYEQTGPGQTIGRMLLPVALYGAGVGLIVAQIGNMTMSAVPTTDSPEASAVLNVSSSIGFALGTAVVGSYFLGRFYGSVVDGVLRAEHVTVSASQRNDLVIALEDAAETATEATQQQFLDRLTPTQQQLLEEIFEAAMFDAQRATLLLLVLVVLLLLVASTFLPREIPEADERTDRSESPQGSTHETSETAVED
- a CDS encoding GAP family protein; protein product: MNFLVVLPLVFVMIGGPQILSAIFLATSEDWRRNSAAFVFGASLSISLIVTLAYYFGSGVRQGGSNRLVHLLVLVVLLAAMVNVYLKREQSEPPTWMGKLETANPTFSFRLGFLLLGFFPTDILTSITVGTYLASHGDPLWYAAGFVLLTLLFLAGPSLALVTIGNRAETLLPKVRTWMNTHSWIVSEIVILIFVVITVNNIVG
- a CDS encoding IS5 family transposase, whose amino-acid sequence is MKRDGFVVHTKTSRFTEKVVSLAQKAVVGQPAPAYRPGEEGYADWVILAVQGLKEYLGHPYRKLMDVLREMPRMTKSLGLTPETVPHFSTVCTRKQAIPMKRWRAILDQSAELYDLGDVQAIDATGVDRVQASQHYAKRTDYTFEAVKTTLLIDCKTSAILDIHCSMKQPHDTQVGWQVLVRNLDKLATVAADKGYDWEELRTRLRAESVTPLIPQRDPGMRGWSRNLLIKDRAYHQRSNAESVFFGLRRRYGDTLWSRNWFGQFRELVMKSAVRNIERAIEDSHP